A genome region from Methylorubrum populi includes the following:
- a CDS encoding 5-(carboxyamino)imidazole ribonucleotide synthase, whose product MASPTPTPQVRPGGTLGIVGGGQLGRMIALAAAEYGLKVHVYAPDADSPAFDVAHARTLAPYDDAAALAAFADACDVVTYEFENIPHATAAVLAGHALLRPSATALLTTQDRLSEKDFVSSLGIPTAPYRAVDSVGDLEAALAALGRPAVLKTRRFGYDGKGQRMIREGDDAAAVLAEFKGAPCILEGFVAFEREISVIAARGPDGAFAAYDPCANEHRDHILALTRVPAPGLSRATGEAAVAIARAIAGALDYVGVLAVEMFEVAGPEGAARLVVNEIAPRVHNSGHWTIEGALTSQFAQGVRAVCGWPLGDTARTGGMAVEMENLIGAQAEAWPALLAEAGAHLHLYGKAEARAGRKMGHVTRLKPIG is encoded by the coding sequence ATGGCCTCTCCCACGCCCACGCCGCAAGTCCGGCCCGGCGGCACCCTCGGCATCGTCGGCGGCGGCCAGCTCGGCCGGATGATCGCGCTCGCGGCGGCCGAGTACGGCCTCAAGGTCCACGTCTACGCCCCCGACGCCGACAGCCCCGCCTTCGACGTGGCCCATGCCCGCACCCTGGCGCCCTACGACGACGCGGCGGCGCTCGCCGCCTTCGCCGATGCCTGCGACGTGGTCACCTACGAGTTCGAGAACATCCCCCACGCCACCGCGGCGGTTCTGGCCGGGCACGCCCTCCTGCGCCCGAGCGCGACCGCCCTGCTCACCACCCAGGACCGCCTCTCCGAGAAGGACTTCGTGAGTTCGCTGGGCATCCCGACGGCGCCCTACCGGGCGGTCGATTCGGTCGGCGATCTGGAGGCGGCGCTCGCGGCCCTGGGGCGGCCCGCGGTGCTGAAGACGCGCCGCTTCGGCTACGACGGCAAGGGCCAGCGGATGATCCGCGAGGGCGACGACGCGGCCGCCGTGCTCGCCGAATTCAAGGGCGCGCCCTGCATCCTGGAGGGCTTCGTGGCCTTCGAGCGCGAGATCTCGGTGATCGCCGCCCGAGGGCCCGACGGGGCTTTCGCCGCCTACGACCCCTGCGCCAACGAGCATCGCGACCACATCCTGGCCCTCACCCGCGTGCCCGCCCCGGGCCTGAGCCGGGCGACCGGCGAGGCGGCCGTGGCGATCGCCCGCGCGATCGCCGGGGCGCTCGACTATGTCGGCGTGCTCGCCGTCGAGATGTTCGAGGTCGCCGGGCCCGAGGGCGCCGCCCGCCTCGTCGTCAACGAGATCGCGCCGCGGGTGCACAATTCCGGGCACTGGACCATCGAGGGGGCTCTGACCTCGCAATTCGCGCAAGGGGTGCGCGCGGTCTGCGGCTGGCCGCTGGGCGACACCGCCCGCACCGGCGGGATGGCGGTGGAGATGGAGAACCTCATCGGCGCGCAGGCCGAGGCGTGGCCCGCTCTGCTCGCGGAAGCCGGCGCGCACCTCCATCTCTACGGCAAGGCCGAGGCCCGCGCCGGCCGCAAGATGGGTCACGTCACCCGGCTCAAGCCAATCGGTTGA
- a CDS encoding tetratricopeptide repeat protein, whose protein sequence is MIGMTLQGRKARLIGAVALTAAALGGCETYGSATAPRQFAVLETDTTGATNVNIASLSDVISRNPSDAGAYNTRGAAYARSGQFGEAIGDFSKAIQLDPNSASAYNNRALAYRQTGRADAAMQDFSKAVASDPNFSAAYIGRANLERAQGDLDGALNDLNVAIRLAPESAEAYHARGLVRQKQGHNPEAIGDFAAAIDRNPFVAAPYAARGQSLIATGQYDKAIEDFNAALNVNSKDASAWAYRGLAYEKTNRRKEASESYQQAARLDPDNAVAKQGVGRMQGGLF, encoded by the coding sequence ATGATCGGGATGACGCTGCAGGGACGCAAGGCGAGGCTGATCGGTGCCGTCGCGCTGACGGCCGCGGCGCTGGGTGGTTGCGAGACCTACGGCAGCGCGACCGCCCCGCGCCAGTTCGCGGTGCTGGAGACCGACACCACGGGAGCGACCAACGTCAACATCGCCTCGCTCTCCGACGTGATCTCCCGCAACCCGTCGGATGCCGGCGCCTACAACACCCGCGGCGCAGCCTATGCCCGTTCCGGCCAGTTCGGCGAGGCGATCGGCGACTTCTCGAAGGCGATCCAGCTCGATCCGAACTCGGCCTCGGCCTACAACAACCGCGCGCTGGCCTATCGCCAGACCGGCCGCGCCGACGCGGCGATGCAGGATTTCTCGAAGGCGGTCGCCAGCGATCCGAACTTTTCCGCCGCCTATATCGGCCGGGCGAACCTCGAGCGGGCCCAGGGCGACCTCGACGGCGCGCTCAACGACCTCAACGTCGCGATCCGCCTCGCCCCCGAATCGGCCGAGGCCTACCATGCCCGCGGCCTCGTGCGGCAGAAGCAGGGCCACAACCCGGAGGCGATCGGCGACTTCGCGGCGGCCATCGACCGCAACCCCTTCGTCGCGGCACCCTACGCCGCCCGCGGCCAGAGCCTGATCGCGACGGGTCAGTACGACAAGGCGATCGAGGACTTCAACGCGGCGCTCAACGTCAATTCGAAGGACGCCTCGGCCTGGGCCTATCGCGGACTGGCCTACGAGAAGACGAACCGCCGCAAGGAGGCGAGCGAGAGCTACCAGCAGGCGGCCCGCCTCGACCCCGACAACGCCGTGGCCAAGCAGGGCGTCGGCCGCATGCAGGGCGGCCTGTTCTGA
- a CDS encoding response regulator: MPDGPELLSGRHVLVVEDEYFIADDMRRVFEESGARVIGPVGSVDDALAMVAQASRIDGAVLDIDLREAMVFPVADALKARGVPFVFATGYEDDAVPSRLRDVLHCEKPIEPIRLAQALFGQAAAC, encoded by the coding sequence ATGCCGGATGGACCAGAACTGCTCAGCGGGCGGCACGTTCTCGTGGTCGAGGACGAGTACTTCATCGCCGACGACATGCGCCGTGTGTTCGAGGAGAGCGGCGCGCGGGTCATCGGTCCCGTCGGGAGCGTCGACGACGCCCTGGCGATGGTCGCGCAGGCTTCGCGCATCGACGGTGCGGTGCTCGACATCGACCTGCGCGAAGCCATGGTCTTCCCGGTCGCCGACGCGCTGAAGGCGCGCGGCGTGCCGTTCGTGTTCGCCACCGGCTACGAGGACGACGCCGTCCCGAGCCGCCTGCGGGACGTGCTCCATTGCGAGAAGCCGATCGAGCCGATCCGCTTGGCCCAAGCCCTGTTCGGGCAGGCCGCCGCCTGCTGA
- the glpX gene encoding class II fructose-bisphosphatase, whose product MSMANTGIFSDPTARGLTLELVRVTEAAAIAAARLRGQGREKEADQAAVDAMRAELMVLPIEGTVVIGEGERDEAPMLFIGERVGTGNGPSVDIAVDPLEGTTLCAKDMPGAIAVMALAERGTLLAAPDVYMQKIAIGPGYPPGTVDLDWSPAKNIASLARAKGVEPSGLTAIILDRPRHMDLIAAVRDTGAGIRLISDGDIAAIIHCTRPDETGVDIYMGTGAAPEGVIAASALRCIGGQMQGRLILDSADKRARAAKMGITDPGRKYDMHDLARGDVIVAATGVTTGALLSGVRFRPGVIETETVVYRSNTGTVRRIACEHRRPESVPGPN is encoded by the coding sequence ATGTCGATGGCCAATACCGGGATCTTCAGCGATCCCACGGCGCGGGGCCTGACGCTCGAACTGGTGCGCGTCACCGAGGCCGCCGCCATCGCCGCCGCCCGCCTGCGGGGCCAGGGCCGCGAGAAGGAGGCCGATCAGGCCGCCGTCGACGCCATGCGCGCCGAACTGATGGTGCTGCCGATCGAGGGCACCGTGGTGATCGGCGAGGGCGAGCGCGACGAGGCGCCGATGCTGTTCATCGGCGAGCGGGTCGGCACCGGCAACGGCCCCTCCGTCGACATCGCCGTCGATCCCCTGGAGGGCACGACGCTCTGCGCCAAGGACATGCCGGGTGCCATCGCCGTGATGGCGCTCGCCGAGCGCGGCACCCTGCTCGCCGCGCCCGACGTCTACATGCAGAAGATCGCCATCGGCCCGGGCTACCCGCCCGGCACGGTCGATCTCGACTGGAGCCCGGCCAAGAACATCGCCTCGCTCGCCCGCGCCAAGGGCGTGGAGCCCTCGGGCCTCACCGCGATCATCCTCGACCGGCCACGCCACATGGACCTGATCGCCGCCGTGCGCGACACCGGGGCCGGCATCCGCCTGATCTCGGATGGCGACATCGCCGCCATCATCCACTGTACCCGGCCCGACGAGACCGGCGTCGACATCTACATGGGCACCGGCGCGGCGCCCGAGGGCGTGATCGCCGCGAGCGCGCTGCGCTGCATCGGCGGCCAGATGCAGGGGCGGCTGATCCTCGATTCCGCCGACAAGCGGGCCCGGGCGGCGAAGATGGGCATCACCGACCCCGGCCGGAAATACGACATGCACGATCTGGCCCGCGGCGACGTGATCGTCGCGGCCACCGGCGTGACGACGGGGGCGCTGCTCTCGGGCGTGCGCTTCCGCCCCGGCGTGATCGAGACGGAAACGGTGGTCTACCGCTCCAACACCGGCACGGTGCGCCGGATCGCCTGCGAGCACCGCCGCCCGGAGAGCGTGCCGGGCCCGAACTGA
- a CDS encoding homoserine dehydrogenase — translation MTQTLRLGIAGLGTVGASVLRMVARRAEALTAATGRTIAVSAVSARDRNRDRSVDVSSLRWFDDPEALARSDDIDVFVELVGGSEGVAKAAVEAALTAGKHVVTANKALLAHHGAALARLAEERGVALAYEASVAGGIPVIKAIREGLGGNDVSRVYGILNGTCNYILSRMEAEGLTFEACLKDAQALGYAEADPTFDVEGFDTAHKLAILTSLAFGVEIDAEGVSVEGISGVKPLDLTMADELGYRIKLLGVAQATAAGIEQRVHPTMVPKASAIAQVMGVTNAVTIDADAVGELTLIGPGAGGAATASAVVADIADVASKIVRPTFGRPVSGLAAPRRVEMQRHEGGYYIRLTVHDRTGVAAGVATRMAEASISIESIVQRRSAKAASSDPQGLSGQPVPLVLVTYAATEGNVREALAAIDRDGLLAEAPQLIRIERE, via the coding sequence ATGACGCAGACCCTTCGCCTCGGCATCGCGGGCCTCGGCACGGTCGGTGCCTCCGTGCTGCGCATGGTCGCCCGCCGCGCCGAGGCCCTCACCGCCGCCACCGGCCGCACCATCGCCGTCTCCGCCGTCTCCGCCCGCGACAGGAACCGCGACCGCAGCGTGGACGTGTCGTCCCTGCGCTGGTTCGACGACCCGGAGGCGCTCGCCCGCTCGGACGACATCGACGTGTTCGTCGAACTCGTCGGCGGTTCGGAAGGGGTGGCCAAGGCCGCGGTCGAGGCGGCGCTTACGGCCGGCAAGCACGTGGTGACCGCCAACAAGGCGCTGCTCGCCCATCACGGCGCGGCGCTCGCCCGCCTGGCCGAGGAGCGCGGCGTCGCGCTCGCCTACGAGGCGTCGGTCGCGGGCGGCATTCCGGTGATCAAGGCGATCCGCGAGGGGCTCGGCGGCAACGACGTCAGCCGCGTCTACGGAATCCTCAACGGCACCTGCAACTACATCCTCAGCCGCATGGAGGCGGAGGGGCTGACCTTCGAGGCCTGCCTCAAGGACGCGCAGGCGCTCGGCTACGCCGAGGCCGACCCGACCTTCGACGTCGAGGGCTTCGACACCGCCCACAAGCTCGCCATCCTCACGAGCCTCGCCTTCGGCGTGGAGATCGACGCCGAGGGCGTCTCGGTGGAGGGCATCTCGGGCGTCAAGCCCCTCGACCTGACCATGGCCGACGAACTCGGCTACCGCATCAAGCTCCTCGGCGTGGCGCAGGCGACCGCCGCGGGCATCGAGCAGCGGGTGCACCCGACCATGGTGCCGAAAGCCTCGGCCATCGCCCAGGTGATGGGCGTGACCAACGCCGTCACCATCGACGCCGACGCGGTCGGCGAACTGACCCTGATCGGCCCCGGCGCGGGCGGGGCGGCCACCGCCTCGGCGGTCGTGGCCGACATCGCCGACGTGGCCTCGAAGATCGTGCGGCCGACCTTCGGGCGGCCGGTCTCCGGCCTCGCGGCACCGCGCCGGGTCGAGATGCAGCGCCACGAGGGCGGCTACTACATCCGCCTCACCGTGCACGACCGCACCGGCGTCGCCGCCGGCGTGGCGACCCGGATGGCGGAGGCCAGCATCTCGATCGAGAGCATCGTCCAGCGCCGCTCGGCCAAGGCCGCCTCCAGCGATCCGCAGGGCCTGTCCGGCCAGCCGGTGCCGCTGGTGCTGGTCACCTACGCCGCCACCGAGGGCAACGTCCGCGAGGCGCTGGCCGCGATCGACCGCGACGGCCTGCTGGCGGAAGCGCCGCAACTGATCCGCATCGAACGGGAGTAG
- a CDS encoding methyltransferase — MTPARDPVRFIRAQTRLRPVPHAPEIVLHVADEATALWQKTEEELEAIGLPPPFWAFAWAGGQALARYILDNPAMVAGRHVVDFASGSGLVAIAAVKAGAVHVTASDLDPFALHAIPLNAEANGVAGHITAVGADLIGTDAACVLAADIFYERDLAAAVGGWLGDLHGRGRTVLIGDPGRSYLPRERLLQVATYEVPVTRALEDAEIKRSSVWRFA, encoded by the coding sequence GTGACGCCCGCCCGCGACCCCGTCCGCTTCATCCGCGCGCAGACGCGCCTGCGCCCGGTGCCGCACGCGCCCGAGATCGTCCTGCACGTCGCCGACGAGGCGACCGCCCTGTGGCAGAAGACCGAGGAGGAACTGGAGGCGATCGGCCTGCCGCCGCCGTTCTGGGCCTTCGCCTGGGCCGGGGGGCAGGCGCTCGCCCGCTACATCCTCGACAACCCGGCGATGGTGGCCGGGCGGCACGTCGTCGACTTCGCCTCGGGCTCGGGACTGGTGGCGATCGCGGCGGTCAAGGCCGGCGCCGTCCACGTCACCGCCAGCGACCTCGACCCCTTCGCCCTGCACGCGATCCCGCTCAACGCCGAGGCCAACGGCGTGGCGGGGCACATCACGGCGGTCGGGGCCGACCTGATCGGCACCGATGCCGCGTGCGTGCTCGCGGCCGACATCTTCTACGAGCGCGACCTCGCTGCGGCGGTCGGAGGCTGGCTCGGCGACCTGCACGGGCGCGGGCGCACGGTGCTGATCGGCGATCCGGGCCGCAGCTACCTGCCCCGCGAGCGGCTTTTGCAGGTCGCGACCTACGAAGTCCCCGTCACGCGGGCGCTGGAGGATGCCGAGATCAAGCGGTCCTCGGTGTGGCGCTTCGCCTGA
- a CDS encoding glycosyltransferase, with the protein MSAAVPPPAKKTLVFVVTEDWFFASHFLPMARAAVAMGLSVAVVTRVRAHRAAIEAAGIRVVPLEAERSSLDPMAAGYAAGQLAGILKALKADIVHCIALRGILVGGTAAAMAGIPRRVFALTGLGLLGARADATGRLSRLALKGLIRGPLASRQTRFLFENPDDARALGLDPSDTAVTLVGGAGVDPETFAPRPLPPPTPLKVAIVARMLWSKGIDVAVEAVRRARAVGAVGAEGAEGAEGAAVELSLYGAPDPSNRRAIPEATLRAWSRDGVVWHGPTRDVADIFAAHHVGALPSRGGEGLPRTLLEAAACGRAILTSDVPGCRDLVRDRREGLLVPPGDAGALAAALTRLAADPALVARMGAAARARILEGGYTEAAVAGTVAGIYAELLAS; encoded by the coding sequence ATGAGCGCAGCCGTTCCCCCGCCCGCGAAGAAAACCCTCGTCTTCGTCGTGACGGAGGATTGGTTCTTCGCCTCGCACTTTCTGCCGATGGCCCGCGCCGCGGTGGCGATGGGACTGTCGGTCGCGGTGGTGACGCGGGTGCGCGCGCATCGCGCGGCGATCGAGGCGGCCGGCATCCGTGTCGTGCCGCTGGAGGCGGAGCGCTCCAGCCTCGACCCGATGGCGGCGGGCTACGCCGCGGGCCAGCTCGCCGGCATCCTGAAGGCGTTGAAGGCCGACATCGTCCACTGCATCGCCCTGCGCGGCATCCTCGTCGGCGGCACGGCGGCGGCGATGGCCGGCATCCCGCGCCGGGTCTTCGCGCTCACCGGCCTCGGGCTGCTCGGCGCCCGCGCGGACGCGACCGGGCGGCTGTCGCGCCTCGCGCTGAAGGGCCTGATCCGCGGGCCGCTGGCGAGCCGGCAGACCCGCTTCCTGTTCGAGAACCCGGACGACGCCCGCGCGCTCGGCCTCGACCCGTCCGACACCGCCGTCACCCTGGTCGGCGGGGCCGGCGTCGACCCGGAGACCTTCGCGCCGCGTCCGCTTCCGCCGCCGACGCCGCTCAAGGTCGCGATCGTCGCGCGGATGCTGTGGTCGAAGGGCATCGACGTGGCGGTGGAGGCGGTGCGCCGCGCGCGCGCGGTGGGGGCGGTGGGGGCGGAGGGGGCGGAGGGGGCGGAGGGGGCGGCGGTGGAACTCTCGCTCTACGGCGCGCCCGACCCTTCCAACCGCCGGGCGATCCCCGAAGCCACCCTGCGCGCGTGGTCGCGCGACGGCGTCGTCTGGCACGGCCCGACCCGCGACGTCGCCGACATCTTCGCCGCCCACCATGTCGGCGCCCTGCCCTCGCGCGGCGGCGAGGGCCTTCCGCGCACGCTGCTGGAGGCCGCCGCCTGCGGCCGGGCGATCCTCACCAGCGACGTGCCGGGCTGCCGCGACCTCGTGCGCGATCGCCGGGAGGGCCTGCTCGTGCCGCCCGGCGACGCGGGCGCACTCGCCGCCGCGCTGACGCGGCTCGCCGCCGACCCGGCCCTCGTCGCGCGGATGGGCGCGGCGGCGCGGGCGCGGATTCTCGAAGGCGGCTACACGGAAGCGGCCGTCGCCGGGACGGTGGCCGGGATCTACGCGGAGCTTCTGGCCTCGTGA
- a CDS encoding DNA topoisomerase IB, whose protein sequence is MLSDEAGAGVVDPRAAARDAGLRYVDDSRPGLRRKRNGKGFRYLDAGGAAIRDAEEIARLKSLAIPPAYTEVWICPHANGHIQATGRDEKGRKQYRYHPRFREAREASKFHRIMTFAEALPGIRQRIDADMGRRGLPREKVLATVVHLLETTLIRVGNDDYARSNKSYGLTTLRDPHVTVAGSEMRFRFRGKSGKEWSVSVRDRRVAKIVKACQDLPGQELFQYLDEEGERRDVTSSDVNAYLRAITGEDFTAKDFRTWAGTVLAALALREFEAFDSEARARKNLRAAIEAVASRLGNTPTICRKCYVHPQILDCYLEGGMLLQVKEAVEGELTNGLDALRPEEAAVLSLLRGRLEEAAKAAEARTKSKTGTEIGAPRRSGDRKAKASGAKRASGGRRAA, encoded by the coding sequence ATGCTGTCGGACGAGGCCGGAGCCGGCGTGGTCGATCCCCGCGCGGCCGCGCGGGATGCGGGCCTGCGCTACGTGGACGATTCCAGGCCCGGCCTGCGGCGCAAGCGCAACGGCAAGGGTTTTCGCTACCTCGACGCCGGGGGCGCGGCGATCCGCGATGCCGAGGAAATCGCCCGGCTCAAGAGCCTCGCGATCCCGCCGGCCTATACCGAGGTGTGGATCTGTCCGCACGCGAACGGCCACATCCAGGCGACCGGCCGCGACGAGAAGGGGCGCAAGCAGTACCGCTACCATCCCCGCTTCCGCGAGGCGCGGGAGGCCTCGAAGTTCCACCGCATCATGACCTTCGCCGAGGCGCTGCCCGGCATCCGTCAGCGGATCGACGCCGATATGGGCCGGCGCGGCCTGCCGCGCGAGAAGGTGCTCGCCACCGTGGTCCACCTGCTGGAGACCACGCTGATCCGCGTCGGCAACGACGACTACGCCCGCTCCAACAAGAGCTACGGCCTCACCACCCTGCGCGATCCGCACGTGACGGTCGCCGGTTCCGAGATGCGCTTCCGCTTCAGGGGCAAGAGCGGCAAGGAATGGTCGGTCTCGGTGCGCGACCGGCGGGTGGCGAAGATCGTCAAGGCCTGCCAGGATCTGCCCGGCCAGGAGCTGTTCCAGTATCTCGACGAGGAGGGGGAACGGCGCGACGTCACCTCCTCGGACGTCAACGCGTATCTGCGCGCGATCACCGGCGAGGACTTCACCGCCAAGGACTTCCGCACCTGGGCCGGCACGGTGCTGGCCGCCCTCGCCTTGCGCGAGTTCGAGGCCTTCGACAGCGAGGCCAGGGCCAGGAAGAACCTGCGCGCGGCGATCGAGGCCGTGGCGTCCCGGCTCGGCAACACGCCGACCATCTGCCGCAAGTGCTACGTCCACCCGCAGATTCTCGACTGCTACCTGGAGGGCGGGATGCTGCTTCAGGTGAAGGAGGCGGTCGAGGGCGAATTGACGAATGGCCTCGACGCGCTGCGCCCGGAGGAGGCGGCGGTGCTGAGCCTGCTGCGGGGGCGGCTGGAAGAGGCGGCCAAGGCCGCCGAGGCCAGGACGAAGAGCAAGACCGGGACCGAAATCGGTGCCCCGCGCCGGTCCGGGGACCGCAAGGCCAAGGCGTCGGGCGCGAAACGCGCGTCGGGCGGGCGCCGGGCGGCGTAG
- a CDS encoding methyl-accepting chemotaxis protein: MAAPASVLSTVRSDAAGASATGAATIAELTAEVGRIAHDKVGRIQQITSRAKMLALNALIEAARAGEQGRGFSVVAQEVREIGSAIEALAQELEIGLSGRIAELQHSVDAMATKAQGDRLIDLALNAVELIDRNLYERTCDVRWWATDAAVVACAARPDGDDAARIADHAAGRLGVILSAYTVYLDLWLCGRDGTVLANGRPDRYPNLRGHSVAEEHWFRDALALRSGDDYVPGEVRCAPQLGGAQVATYAAAIREGQGPACGVLAIHFDWEPQARAIVEGVRIAEEDRARTRVVLVDAQRRVLAASDGRGVLTETLAADLAGRESGVVRDARSGSVTAFHRTPGYETYRGLGWYGAIIQNGA; this comes from the coding sequence ATGGCGGCACCAGCATCGGTTCTCTCGACCGTCCGTTCCGATGCGGCGGGTGCTTCCGCGACCGGGGCGGCGACCATCGCCGAACTGACGGCGGAGGTCGGACGCATCGCCCACGACAAGGTCGGACGCATCCAGCAGATCACGTCGCGGGCGAAGATGCTCGCCCTCAACGCGCTGATCGAGGCGGCCCGGGCCGGCGAGCAGGGGCGCGGCTTCTCGGTGGTGGCCCAGGAGGTGCGCGAGATCGGCTCCGCGATCGAGGCGTTGGCGCAGGAGCTGGAGATCGGCCTCTCCGGGCGGATCGCCGAATTGCAGCACAGCGTCGACGCGATGGCGACCAAGGCGCAGGGCGACCGCCTGATCGATCTCGCGCTCAACGCCGTCGAGCTGATCGACCGCAACCTCTACGAACGCACCTGCGACGTGCGCTGGTGGGCGACCGATGCCGCGGTGGTCGCCTGCGCCGCCCGGCCGGACGGCGACGATGCGGCGCGCATCGCCGACCACGCCGCCGGTCGGCTCGGCGTCATCCTCTCGGCCTACACCGTCTATCTCGACCTCTGGCTGTGCGGCCGCGACGGGACCGTGCTCGCCAACGGCCGGCCGGACCGCTACCCGAACCTGCGCGGGCACAGCGTCGCGGAAGAGCACTGGTTCCGCGACGCCCTCGCCCTGCGCAGCGGCGACGACTACGTCCCGGGCGAGGTTCGCTGCGCGCCGCAGCTCGGCGGCGCGCAGGTCGCGACCTACGCCGCCGCGATCCGCGAGGGGCAGGGGCCCGCCTGCGGCGTGCTCGCCATCCATTTCGACTGGGAGCCGCAGGCGCGCGCCATCGTCGAGGGCGTGCGCATCGCCGAGGAGGATCGCGCCCGCACCCGCGTCGTCCTCGTGGACGCGCAACGCCGCGTCCTCGCGGCCTCCGACGGCCGCGGCGTGCTCACCGAGACGCTGGCCGCCGACCTGGCCGGGCGCGAGAGCGGCGTGGTGCGCGACGCCCGAAGCGGCAGCGTCACCGCCTTCCACCGCACGCCCGGCTACGAGACCTATCGCGGCCTCGGCTGGTATGGGGCCATCATCCAGAACGGGGCCTGA
- a CDS encoding response regulator transcription factor yields MRHAVKSHAVEHEAGRAVEILIVDEPVSLDARMRAGLEHAPSLRTIGEDDLARGASEPVVALLAVDGSRSETVATRIAALREGRPWLRTLVVFRALEAKAMQRLIAAGADAFVGGGAPADEVCAGVLILAEAIPPAPRPAEHVAEETRNAPAETTGLTPREAEVLRFLSAGFSNKEVARRLSLSVRTVETHRLNLRRKTQTGRLKDLVTLARRLGLAPVLDTETPRGPVRHTALAARA; encoded by the coding sequence ATGAGACACGCCGTCAAGAGTCACGCCGTCGAGCACGAAGCCGGCCGGGCCGTCGAGATTCTGATCGTCGACGAGCCGGTGAGCCTGGACGCCCGGATGCGGGCCGGGCTCGAACACGCACCGTCCCTGCGCACCATCGGCGAGGACGACCTCGCCCGGGGCGCTTCGGAACCGGTCGTGGCGCTGCTCGCGGTGGACGGTTCGCGATCCGAGACCGTCGCCACGCGGATCGCCGCGTTGCGCGAAGGGCGCCCGTGGCTGCGGACCCTCGTGGTGTTCCGCGCGCTCGAAGCGAAGGCGATGCAGCGGCTGATCGCGGCGGGCGCCGACGCCTTCGTCGGCGGCGGCGCCCCGGCGGACGAGGTCTGCGCCGGCGTGCTGATCCTGGCGGAGGCGATTCCGCCGGCCCCGCGCCCTGCCGAGCACGTCGCCGAGGAGACCCGCAACGCCCCCGCCGAGACCACCGGCCTCACGCCCCGGGAGGCGGAGGTGCTGCGCTTCCTCAGCGCCGGGTTCAGCAACAAGGAGGTCGCCCGGCGCCTGTCGCTCAGCGTGCGCACTGTGGAGACCCACCGGCTGAACCTGCGCCGCAAGACCCAGACCGGCCGCCTCAAGGACCTCGTCACCCTCGCCCGCCGGCTCGGCCTCGCGCCGGTGCTCGACACCGAGACGCCGCGCGGCCCGGTCCGCCACACGGCCCTCGCCGCGCGCGCCTGA
- a CDS encoding diguanylate cyclase, with protein MHIVIVDSSRVVLRIVAGMLEPRGHVVTQFTDSAEALAYVTDTPAVRALITSLEVRPLSGLELCWSARLLAESSRPLSIIAMSSARNARNLAEALDSGADDFIDKPPGAEELQARLRAAERLTTLQGELIRLAETDPLTGLLNRRAFLQRTRDAAQKAGAFGHLCAVILDIDHFKRINDEYGHDVGDVAIKAVAGLIEAEGIAGRLGGEEFALVLAGRNLAQAEAIASRLRLKTSDLRVRSAKGPVRLTCSFGVSEWSEGETVEGLLKRADIALYEAKTTGRDRVVSAMADLVLARAG; from the coding sequence GTGCACATCGTCATCGTCGATTCGAGCCGCGTCGTCCTGCGGATCGTCGCCGGCATGCTCGAACCGCGCGGGCATGTCGTGACCCAGTTCACCGATTCCGCCGAGGCTCTGGCCTACGTCACCGACACGCCCGCCGTCCGCGCCCTGATCACCAGCCTGGAGGTCCGCCCCCTGAGCGGGCTGGAACTGTGCTGGTCCGCCCGCCTGCTCGCGGAATCGAGCCGACCGCTCTCGATCATCGCCATGTCCTCGGCGCGCAACGCCCGCAACCTGGCCGAGGCGCTCGACAGCGGCGCCGACGACTTCATCGACAAGCCGCCGGGCGCCGAGGAACTGCAGGCGCGCCTGCGCGCCGCCGAGCGGCTGACCACGCTTCAGGGCGAACTGATCCGCCTCGCCGAGACCGACCCGCTCACCGGCCTGCTCAACCGCCGCGCCTTCCTGCAGCGCACCCGCGACGCCGCGCAGAAGGCCGGCGCGTTCGGGCATCTCTGCGCGGTGATCCTCGACATCGACCACTTCAAGCGCATCAACGACGAGTACGGCCACGACGTCGGCGATGTGGCGATCAAGGCCGTGGCCGGGCTGATCGAGGCGGAAGGGATCGCCGGGCGGCTGGGCGGCGAGGAATTCGCCCTCGTGCTCGCCGGGCGCAACCTGGCCCAGGCCGAGGCGATCGCCTCCCGGCTCCGCCTCAAGACCTCGGATCTGCGCGTCCGCTCCGCCAAGGGGCCGGTGCGCCTGACCTGCAGCTTCGGCGTCAGCGAATGGTCCGAGGGCGAGACCGTCGAGGGCCTGCTGAAGCGGGCCGACATCGCCCTCTACGAGGCCAAGACGACGGGCCGCGACCGTGTCGTCTCGGCGATGGCCGACCTGGTCCTGGCCCGCGCCGGCTGA